One Paracoccus aestuarii DNA segment encodes these proteins:
- a CDS encoding DUF4942 domain-containing protein — MTDRPTFTAGALVAPLNITSISAARDAALTQMQQAIAVLGDGYDRARAAAETAKGATAGHSCYLHQADNDASKAALFPRFDGQAVLARYKRSLDAAIWQRIVEETRLKEIMDRTERERLDDQMRTSDMPEPTLDNIRATLERLTGEAEQIFMRGVARAFAELDPAFKSHDAFKIGKRMIFTLVFDDGGYWSYSGRGEQMRRTLADVERVFSQLDGQRRYGDLETAITTARRGGWGARQTEVETAYFTARCFKNGNLHLWIRDAALLDKVNRVLAAWYGDVLPDAAGARDQPDDFRPGTALAKDLAFYPTPAGVVEELLTDLRISPGIRVLEPSAGVGAIVRPLLRMGARVDAIEVHPDRAEALRGLAHPALSVQCANFLKVAPAPVYDMVLMNPPFSGTHWADHIRHAFDFLAPGGELRAILPASAEVGSTARHETFRRWAEQHAPSGWRRSLWRDLPAESFASVGVRINTVVLTLRKC; from the coding sequence ATGACCGACCGCCCCACCTTCACCGCAGGGGCGCTGGTCGCGCCCCTTAACATCACCAGCATCAGCGCCGCGCGCGACGCGGCGCTGACCCAGATGCAGCAGGCCATCGCGGTTCTGGGTGATGGTTACGACCGCGCCCGTGCCGCGGCCGAGACCGCCAAGGGGGCGACGGCAGGCCATTCCTGCTATCTGCACCAGGCGGACAACGATGCGTCCAAGGCCGCGCTGTTCCCACGCTTTGACGGCCAGGCCGTTCTTGCGCGCTACAAGCGCAGCCTCGATGCGGCGATCTGGCAGCGTATCGTCGAGGAAACCCGCCTCAAGGAGATCATGGACCGCACCGAACGGGAAAGGTTGGACGACCAGATGCGCACCAGCGACATGCCCGAGCCGACGCTGGACAACATCCGCGCGACGCTGGAGCGACTGACCGGCGAGGCCGAGCAGATCTTCATGCGCGGTGTCGCGCGGGCCTTCGCCGAGCTGGATCCGGCCTTCAAAAGCCATGACGCCTTCAAGATCGGCAAGCGCATGATCTTCACCTTGGTCTTTGATGATGGGGGCTATTGGTCCTATTCCGGGCGCGGCGAGCAGATGCGCCGCACGTTGGCGGATGTCGAGCGGGTCTTTTCCCAGCTGGACGGGCAGCGCCGTTATGGCGATCTGGAAACGGCCATCACCACCGCGCGGCGCGGCGGTTGGGGCGCACGGCAAACCGAAGTCGAGACCGCCTATTTCACGGCGCGCTGCTTCAAGAACGGCAACCTGCACCTCTGGATCAGGGATGCGGCCCTTCTGGACAAGGTGAACCGCGTTCTCGCCGCGTGGTATGGCGATGTCTTGCCCGATGCCGCCGGGGCCAGGGACCAGCCCGATGATTTCCGCCCTGGCACCGCCCTGGCAAAGGATCTGGCCTTTTACCCGACGCCCGCCGGCGTGGTCGAGGAGTTGCTGACCGATCTGCGGATCAGCCCCGGCATCCGCGTTCTGGAGCCGAGCGCCGGGGTCGGCGCCATCGTCCGTCCGCTGCTGCGCATGGGGGCGAGGGTGGATGCGATCGAAGTCCATCCCGACAGGGCCGAGGCGCTGCGCGGTCTGGCTCATCCCGCACTGTCTGTGCAGTGTGCCAACTTCCTGAAGGTCGCCCCTGCACCCGTCTATGACATGGTGCTGATGAACCCGCCCTTTTCGGGGACGCACTGGGCCGACCATATCCGCCACGCCTTCGATTTCCTGGCGCCTGGCGGAGAGTTGCGGGCGATCCTGCCTGCCTCGGCCGAGGTCGGCAGCACCGCGCGGCATGAAACCTTCCGCCGGTGGGCCGAGCAACACGCCCCGAGCGGGTGGCGGCGCAGCCTCTGGCGCGACCTGCCGGCCGAGAGCTTCGCCAGTGTCGGTGTGCGTATCAACACCGTGGTCCTGACCCTCAGGAAGTGTTAG
- a CDS encoding type IV secretion system protein — translation MAVIQDIVTSAEQLLTSAARSTFLSLVDASGTLVGYMALLAVALVGINMMVQLRPMAWGHCLMLMIKLALIGIFAWNWTQFWAVADAIQKAIEAAAGGILAASGNGFAGPTITGGFASAIDTLMSEFTEAATSIASEMGGWFATAIVSGICLLLIAIVSAVSALLILFPKIVITILLGLAPIMIAMTLFEITKDFFERWLAACVSWSLYPLFIAAIFSIMLSMGNDMVAKIGTDGYDSIGAFIPFIVLMVLILICMALLPTLVSSVSGNMQLLGVMAVAGRFGQNTAGTSRALKAVGSASLAAGRAPIDTFKAQNAVGRAGVKVGTGVAATVNRMQERAKSL, via the coding sequence ATGGCGGTGATTCAGGATATCGTCACCTCGGCCGAGCAGCTTCTGACAAGCGCCGCCCGCTCGACCTTCCTGAGCCTGGTCGATGCCTCGGGCACGCTGGTCGGTTATATGGCCTTGCTGGCCGTGGCCCTGGTGGGCATCAACATGATGGTGCAGTTGCGCCCCATGGCGTGGGGACATTGCCTGATGCTGATGATCAAACTGGCGCTGATCGGCATCTTTGCCTGGAACTGGACCCAGTTCTGGGCTGTGGCCGATGCGATCCAGAAGGCCATCGAGGCGGCCGCGGGCGGCATTCTTGCCGCAAGCGGCAATGGCTTTGCCGGCCCGACGATCACGGGCGGCTTTGCCTCGGCCATCGACACGCTGATGTCGGAATTCACCGAGGCCGCGACCAGCATCGCCTCGGAAATGGGCGGCTGGTTCGCGACGGCCATCGTCTCGGGGATCTGCCTGCTGCTGATCGCGATCGTCTCCGCCGTCTCGGCGCTTCTGATCCTGTTTCCCAAGATCGTCATCACGATCCTTCTGGGCCTTGCCCCGATCATGATCGCGATGACGCTCTTCGAGATCACCAAGGACTTCTTCGAGCGATGGCTGGCCGCCTGTGTCAGCTGGTCGCTCTATCCGCTGTTCATCGCGGCGATCTTCTCGATCATGCTGTCGATGGGCAATGACATGGTCGCGAAAATCGGAACCGACGGCTATGACAGCATCGGCGCCTTCATTCCCTTCATCGTCCTGATGGTGCTGATCCTGATCTGCATGGCATTGCTGCCGACGCTGGTCTCATCGGTATCCGGGAACATGCAGCTGCTGGGCGTCATGGCGGTAGCGGGCCGCTTCGGCCAGAATACGGCAGGGACGTCCAGAGCCCTCAAGGCCGTGGGCAGTGCTTCCCTAGCTGCGGGTCGCGCCCCCATCGACACCTTCAAGGCTCAAAATGCCGTCGGGCGCGCTGGCGTCAAGGTCGGCACCGGTGTTGCGGCGACGGTAAACCGCATGCAGGAGCGTGCGAAATCCCTCTGA
- a CDS encoding ParA family protein, with product MTAIVLGMMTKKGGAGKSMLTKLLASAAVYSGKKVMVIDLDPEEDIASWWRAVTEKGNAHPDLAIRATREVTDLYDIIEANEEKYDFILIDTKGEGSEAADHLASVSDRILVPCLCADSDVRRTRETVQWYEGLKSRVDDPAQIPPLFVVLSRMPPQMLKYDGTGKPAGVVVHDFERFEAMLNEFNPLKAMVPDRTQYRDMDSRGLLGTLLDQAREGDALMRGQIPHYENALAHALNLMNSILKGQRMRSTNA from the coding sequence ATGACTGCAATCGTCCTCGGCATGATGACTAAGAAAGGTGGAGCAGGTAAATCCATGCTCACGAAGCTTCTGGCCTCCGCCGCGGTCTACTCTGGCAAGAAGGTCATGGTGATCGATCTAGACCCGGAAGAAGATATCGCCTCGTGGTGGCGGGCAGTAACCGAGAAAGGGAACGCTCACCCAGACCTCGCGATCCGCGCCACCAGAGAGGTCACGGACCTCTATGACATCATTGAGGCAAACGAAGAAAAATACGACTTCATCCTGATTGATACCAAGGGGGAGGGGAGTGAGGCCGCCGATCATCTGGCCAGCGTCAGTGATCGTATTCTGGTGCCTTGCCTATGCGCTGATTCTGATGTCCGTCGCACCCGGGAAACGGTCCAATGGTATGAGGGCCTGAAAAGTCGCGTGGACGATCCTGCCCAGATCCCGCCGCTGTTCGTGGTGCTTTCGCGGATGCCGCCTCAGATGCTGAAATATGACGGCACAGGAAAACCGGCAGGCGTGGTCGTCCATGACTTCGAGCGCTTCGAGGCCATGCTGAACGAATTCAATCCCCTCAAGGCGATGGTGCCTGATCGGACCCAGTATCGCGACATGGATTCCCGAGGGCTGTTGGGGACACTGCTCGACCAGGCCCGAGAAGGAGACGCCCTGATGCGCGGGCAGATTCCGCATTACGAGAATGCCTTGGCGCATGCCCTCAATCTGATGAACAGCATCCTGAAAGGACAGCGCATGAGGAGCACCAATGCGTAA
- a CDS encoding ParB/RepB/Spo0J family partition protein, whose product MKRDTITAAAIQYVPLADLYLSDLNPRQDADPEGIDLLADSIAMIGLIQNLSGLMDAEGRVGIVAGGRRLRAIARAIERDPAVTARHPELAAIPVRLAPDAATARAWASVENAAREDLHPADEIRAYGRMKEAGAEVSAIARSFGKTEAHVYRRLALAALPAPVLDALKAGEISLGTAKLFTLSQDEALSLQVLDEVRGRDVSEHRLKQALQPDTISANDRRARFVGLDAYEAAGGRLTRDLFSDNVALHDADLLDRLFADKLDEEARRIGAGWRWTEISAESYLSYEITAKLDRLYPVGGDLTEDEAERYDALAELAEAEALDEAEQAEFEALTTILDGDFTEAQRAVGGHYLYVQQDGTLRLNGPWLRPEHRDEAIAAGVLTGRADHRTGSGGAAEPAPKSPYSGALVSDMKAIRLAAIQSALLDKPELVFDLLAFGLSLASGVSTHVFDLTPGRPTNCPTKPEGLDRPARLDHAPAAHEGWSRPDLRVDDLPAAFRAFVAAGKKARNAALAEGIARTLPYGAGGSDFFTVIETDSGASIRKVWTPTAENFFGRVSADYLEGLLLSLTGCDPQGSGFKAFKGQKKAEKAATLERLFSDADYQRLWQIDAEKKARIDAWLPDCL is encoded by the coding sequence ATGAAGCGCGACACCATCACCGCCGCCGCGATCCAGTATGTCCCCCTGGCCGACCTCTATCTCTCGGACCTGAACCCCCGCCAGGATGCCGACCCCGAGGGGATCGACCTTCTGGCCGACAGCATCGCCATGATCGGCCTGATCCAGAACCTCTCGGGCCTGATGGATGCCGAGGGCCGGGTCGGCATCGTCGCCGGGGGCCGCAGGCTGCGCGCCATCGCCCGCGCCATCGAGCGCGACCCCGCCGTGACCGCCCGTCACCCGGAACTGGCCGCGATCCCGGTCCGCCTTGCCCCCGACGCCGCCACCGCCCGCGCATGGGCCAGCGTCGAGAACGCCGCCCGCGAGGACCTGCACCCCGCCGATGAAATCCGCGCCTATGGCCGGATGAAGGAGGCAGGCGCGGAAGTCTCCGCCATCGCCCGCAGCTTCGGCAAGACCGAGGCCCATGTCTATCGCCGCCTCGCGCTGGCCGCGCTGCCCGCCCCCGTGCTCGACGCGCTGAAAGCGGGCGAGATCAGCCTGGGCACCGCCAAGCTCTTCACCCTCTCGCAGGACGAGGCCCTGAGCTTGCAGGTTCTGGACGAGGTGAGAGGCCGCGACGTCTCCGAGCATCGCCTGAAACAGGCGCTGCAACCCGACACGATCAGCGCGAATGACCGCCGCGCCCGCTTCGTCGGTCTGGACGCCTATGAGGCCGCAGGCGGGCGGCTGACGCGCGATCTCTTCAGCGACAATGTCGCGCTGCATGATGCCGATCTTCTGGACCGGCTCTTTGCCGACAAGCTGGACGAGGAAGCCCGCCGCATCGGCGCGGGCTGGCGCTGGACCGAGATTTCCGCCGAAAGCTACCTCTCCTATGAGATCACGGCCAAGTTGGACCGGCTTTATCCGGTCGGGGGCGATCTGACCGAGGACGAGGCCGAGCGTTACGACGCCTTGGCCGAACTGGCCGAGGCCGAGGCGCTGGACGAGGCGGAACAGGCCGAGTTCGAGGCCCTGACCACCATTCTCGACGGCGATTTCACCGAGGCGCAGCGCGCGGTCGGGGGCCATTACCTCTATGTCCAACAGGATGGCACCCTGCGCCTGAACGGCCCGTGGCTGCGCCCCGAACACCGCGACGAGGCCATTGCCGCAGGTGTCCTGACCGGGCGGGCCGATCACCGGACCGGCAGCGGAGGCGCCGCCGAACCCGCCCCGAAATCCCCCTATTCCGGCGCGCTGGTCTCGGACATGAAGGCAATCCGGCTGGCCGCGATCCAGTCCGCCCTGCTGGACAAGCCGGAACTGGTCTTCGATCTGCTGGCCTTCGGCCTGTCGCTGGCCTCTGGCGTCAGCACCCATGTCTTTGACCTGACGCCCGGACGCCCGACCAATTGTCCGACCAAGCCCGAGGGGCTGGACCGCCCCGCGCGTCTGGATCACGCCCCCGCCGCCCATGAGGGATGGAGCCGCCCCGATCTGCGCGTGGACGATCTGCCCGCAGCCTTCCGCGCCTTCGTCGCAGCAGGCAAGAAGGCCCGCAACGCCGCCCTGGCCGAGGGCATCGCGCGCACCCTGCCCTATGGCGCGGGCGGCAGCGATTTCTTCACGGTGATCGAGACCGATAGCGGGGCCAGCATCCGCAAGGTCTGGACGCCCACCGCCGAGAACTTCTTCGGGCGGGTCAGCGCCGATTACCTCGAAGGGCTGCTTCTGTCCCTGACCGGATGCGATCCGCAGGGATCGGGCTTCAAGGCGTTCAAGGGCCAGAAGAAGGCCGAGAAGGCCGCCACGCTGGAACGGCTGTTCAGCGATGCCGATTACCAGCGTCTCTGGCAGATCGACGCCGAGAAGAAGGCCCGCATCGACGCATGGCTGCCCGATTGCCTCTGA
- a CDS encoding type IV secretory system conjugative DNA transfer family protein, whose amino-acid sequence MIKLRLLGGVLFFALISVGLAYILGTGFLSFWRGHMGQSLDWLALVREYPGIRHRDPQAFLVLSLTLGGCLVLSLLFSAKVLTEGLTTYGRAHWQGLLELRRNGFFDKPGGGFIVAKAGSPKGIGRFLTSARYPHCLMVAPTGAGKGISFVIPNLLLFHGSAVVLDVKGENYELTSRHRQSAGDRIWRFAPLDWDNPGHRYNPLDRIAALPNADQRQMEIRMLAELFLQTEDDSAKGLLDGGIDLFVACGIYAMERGKPTLGEIYRLASAGGDKQKQYMSYADAVKSPAARLMFERLASTNDRTLTSYLSLLMTSGLTLWSNPAIDRATETSDFSFRDFRRSPQTAYFISPPHDKIRAIAPLVRLFFSDLLSSLHAHLPGPDEPWRVMIMLDEFDMLGRMPSVTDSIKTLRAYGGHLAVVTQTIPALDKIYGEDTRLSLQGGAGLKVYLAPSEQRTKAELSAAVGKTTQRVTSKSKTIGKGPFAGINVSERNEERDLLTEDEAGRLGPDEVIVLANGQHPIRARRIKYFEDRLLRPIFEQQQGPLPGPDPKDVVLRDLQGRMHSASQRIEQLTERVAEVTRHKGRVKAAFSGKRIEDALLSPPEKPQKSKSSSSADQASRAPENPASVEKPPFPKRWRVVKMAPDVELIAQDEVVRKLQLAQREVDDIVAQPSVPVQELETA is encoded by the coding sequence ATGATTAAGCTGCGCCTCTTGGGGGGCGTGCTGTTCTTCGCCCTGATCTCTGTCGGCCTCGCCTATATCCTTGGCACCGGGTTTCTGTCCTTCTGGCGTGGCCATATGGGGCAATCGCTCGACTGGCTGGCCTTGGTGCGAGAGTATCCGGGCATCCGGCATCGCGACCCGCAGGCATTCCTGGTCCTCAGCCTGACCCTTGGCGGCTGCCTTGTGCTGTCGCTGCTGTTCTCGGCCAAGGTTCTGACCGAGGGGCTGACCACCTATGGCCGCGCGCATTGGCAGGGCCTGCTTGAACTCAGGCGGAACGGGTTCTTCGACAAACCCGGCGGCGGCTTCATCGTCGCCAAGGCCGGATCGCCCAAGGGCATAGGCAGGTTCCTGACCTCGGCCCGTTATCCGCATTGCCTGATGGTCGCGCCCACCGGCGCGGGCAAGGGGATCAGCTTCGTCATCCCGAACCTCCTGCTGTTCCATGGCAGCGCCGTGGTGCTGGACGTGAAGGGCGAGAATTACGAACTTACCAGCCGTCACCGGCAGTCTGCAGGCGACAGGATCTGGCGTTTTGCCCCGCTGGACTGGGACAATCCAGGCCATCGCTACAACCCTTTGGACCGGATCGCGGCCCTCCCGAATGCCGATCAGCGCCAGATGGAAATCCGCATGCTGGCCGAACTGTTCCTGCAGACCGAGGATGACAGCGCCAAGGGCCTGTTGGACGGTGGCATCGACCTGTTCGTCGCCTGCGGCATTTATGCGATGGAGCGCGGCAAGCCGACTTTGGGCGAAATCTATCGCCTCGCCTCGGCAGGGGGTGACAAGCAGAAGCAGTACATGAGCTACGCCGACGCCGTCAAAAGCCCGGCCGCCCGGTTGATGTTCGAACGCCTCGCTTCGACCAACGACCGGACGCTGACCAGCTATCTGTCGCTGCTGATGACCTCAGGGCTGACGCTCTGGTCCAACCCGGCGATCGACCGGGCGACCGAGACCAGCGATTTCAGCTTCCGCGATTTTCGCCGCAGCCCGCAGACGGCGTATTTCATCTCGCCGCCGCATGACAAGATCCGTGCCATCGCGCCTCTGGTGCGGCTGTTCTTCTCTGATCTTCTGTCCAGCCTGCATGCCCATCTGCCGGGGCCTGACGAGCCCTGGCGCGTGATGATCATGCTGGACGAGTTCGACATGCTGGGCCGGATGCCGAGCGTGACCGACAGCATCAAGACGCTGCGCGCCTATGGCGGGCATCTGGCGGTCGTCACCCAGACCATCCCCGCCTTGGACAAGATCTATGGCGAGGACACGCGCCTGTCGCTTCAGGGTGGCGCGGGTCTCAAGGTCTATCTGGCCCCTTCCGAGCAGCGGACCAAGGCCGAATTGTCGGCCGCCGTCGGCAAGACCACCCAACGCGTGACCTCGAAATCCAAGACCATCGGCAAGGGTCCTTTCGCCGGCATCAACGTGTCCGAACGCAACGAGGAGCGCGACCTGCTGACCGAGGATGAGGCCGGACGCCTTGGCCCCGACGAGGTGATCGTCCTGGCGAACGGCCAGCACCCGATCCGGGCACGGCGGATCAAGTATTTCGAGGACCGGCTGTTGAGGCCAATCTTCGAACAGCAGCAGGGGCCGCTGCCGGGGCCTGATCCGAAGGACGTGGTTCTGCGAGACCTGCAGGGCAGAATGCATAGCGCGTCACAGCGCATCGAGCAGCTGACCGAGCGGGTGGCCGAGGTCACGCGTCACAAGGGCAGGGTGAAAGCCGCCTTTTCCGGCAAGCGGATCGAGGATGCTTTGCTGTCACCGCCTGAAAAGCCGCAGAAATCCAAGTCCTCAAGCAGCGCGGACCAGGCAAGCCGGGCGCCCGAAAACCCCGCCTCGGTCGAGAAGCCGCCATTTCCGAAGAGGTGGCGCGTCGTCAAGATGGCTCCGGACGTCGAGCTCATCGCGCAGGATGAGGTTGTCCGAAAGCTTCAGCTGGCCCAACGGGAAGTGGACGACATCGTTGCGCAACCAAGTGTCCCGGTCCAGGAACTTGAAACCGCATGA
- a CDS encoding ArdC family protein → MVAKFDLYQHVTDQIIASIEAGTPAWRKPWTGERGGAPFPLRSNGEPYSGINVLMLWLVADEKGYRSPYWFTYRQAQAAGGQVRKGEKSATVVKYGTFEREDEATGEERRLPYLKAYSVFNAEQIEGLPAEYEATSAEAPRDLGTETDSALDAFFAATGLDIRTSDDPRAYYNIPEDFIHMPPIGTFHDAAGYYGTLAHEACHATGHASRLDRFARFTDRKAYAFEELVAEIGNCMTCAQLGLTPDFGQSGAYVQSWLRALQDDRRLIFKAASEAQKAAEWLTKPQGRAEEREAA, encoded by the coding sequence ATGGTTGCGAAATTCGATCTCTACCAGCACGTCACCGACCAGATCATCGCCAGCATCGAGGCAGGCACGCCCGCATGGCGCAAGCCCTGGACCGGCGAGAGGGGCGGCGCACCCTTTCCGCTGCGCAGCAACGGCGAACCCTATTCCGGCATCAATGTGCTGATGCTCTGGCTGGTGGCAGACGAGAAAGGCTATCGCTCGCCCTACTGGTTCACCTATCGGCAGGCGCAGGCCGCAGGCGGACAGGTCCGCAAAGGCGAAAAATCCGCCACCGTGGTCAAATACGGCACGTTCGAGCGCGAGGACGAGGCGACCGGCGAGGAACGTCGCCTGCCCTATCTGAAAGCCTACAGCGTGTTCAATGCCGAGCAGATCGAGGGCTTGCCCGCCGAATATGAAGCCACCTCGGCCGAAGCCCCGCGCGATCTGGGCACCGAGACCGACTCCGCGCTTGACGCCTTCTTTGCCGCGACCGGGCTCGACATCCGCACCAGCGACGACCCGCGCGCCTATTACAACATCCCGGAGGATTTCATCCACATGCCGCCGATCGGCACCTTTCACGATGCGGCAGGCTATTACGGCACCCTGGCGCATGAGGCGTGCCACGCCACAGGCCATGCCAGCCGCCTTGACCGCTTCGCCCGCTTCACCGACCGCAAGGCCTATGCTTTCGAGGAACTGGTCGCGGAAATCGGCAATTGCATGACCTGCGCGCAGCTTGGCCTGACCCCTGATTTTGGCCAGTCCGGAGCCTATGTGCAAAGCTGGTTGCGCGCCTTGCAGGATGACCGCCGCTTGATCTTCAAGGCCGCCAGCGAAGCGCAGAAGGCCGCCGAATGGCTGACGAAGCCCCAAGGCCGCGCCGAGGAAAGGGAAGCCGCATGA
- a CDS encoding DUF6998 domain-containing protein, with protein sequence MSEVFAVSDGIDLSDRIEEILGQVKPLAAEYYRLTGKPLGVTGEIAEYLAARLLDLDLAPARTAGYDALRKTDTGVERIQIKGRAFGDKANPGQRLGRLKLDAECDVVMVVLMDSGTLEAREIWEAPYPSVVEILSRPGSRARDRGQLGVASFKAIATRIWQDSGSIPVSAGGADGLFCPECGREFRKSWGGIDAHWKANHDHLMPYEQAWPLIRTGKYRART encoded by the coding sequence ATGAGCGAGGTCTTTGCAGTGTCTGACGGAATCGATCTTTCGGATCGCATTGAAGAAATTCTGGGGCAGGTTAAACCGCTTGCGGCCGAATACTACCGCCTCACCGGTAAGCCTCTTGGCGTTACCGGTGAGATTGCCGAGTATTTGGCCGCCCGTCTTCTTGACCTTGATCTGGCTCCTGCGCGGACGGCGGGCTACGACGCCCTGCGCAAGACGGATACCGGTGTCGAGCGGATACAGATCAAGGGTCGCGCTTTTGGTGACAAGGCAAATCCAGGCCAACGTCTTGGGCGTCTCAAGCTCGATGCGGAATGCGATGTTGTCATGGTTGTTCTTATGGACAGCGGGACTCTCGAAGCCCGAGAAATCTGGGAAGCGCCCTATCCGTCCGTGGTGGAGATCCTTTCGCGGCCGGGGTCACGCGCTCGGGATCGTGGTCAGCTTGGTGTTGCGAGTTTCAAGGCAATTGCGACGAGGATCTGGCAGGACAGCGGCTCGATTCCGGTGTCCGCTGGTGGCGCAGACGGACTCTTCTGCCCTGAATGCGGCCGGGAGTTTCGCAAGAGTTGGGGGGGGATCGATGCGCATTGGAAGGCCAATCATGACCATCTGATGCCATATGAACAAGCATGGCCGCTCATACGAACAGGGAAATATCGCGCACGGACCTGA
- a CDS encoding L,D-transpeptidase — translation MSTHRFDDRRSFLRGLAATGALLPAVAYGQAATDMGPERNQSSFRTRHWRDFYPTLGKGVLLADVTSRAVHYWSGDESVHFVFPCAIPMTEDLTRRGQTEIVRKMPNPPWTPTPSMREKDPTLPQRVEGGAPENPLGKFGLYLAWPAYLVHGTHDTRKIGRRSSSGCYGLYNEHVEQLYAVAEIGTQVTVF, via the coding sequence ATGTCCACACATCGTTTCGATGACCGGAGAAGTTTTTTGCGCGGCCTTGCCGCAACAGGAGCGCTGCTGCCGGCAGTAGCCTATGGTCAGGCGGCCACTGACATGGGGCCCGAGCGCAACCAGTCCTCGTTCCGGACCCGGCACTGGCGCGACTTCTACCCGACGCTTGGCAAGGGCGTCCTGCTGGCAGACGTCACCTCGCGCGCGGTCCATTACTGGTCGGGCGATGAGAGCGTCCACTTCGTCTTCCCCTGCGCCATCCCAATGACCGAGGACCTGACCCGCCGCGGGCAAACCGAGATCGTGCGCAAAATGCCGAATCCGCCCTGGACTCCCACGCCCAGCATGCGCGAAAAAGATCCCACTCTCCCTCAGAGGGTCGAAGGCGGGGCGCCCGAGAACCCACTCGGCAAGTTCGGCCTCTATCTCGCCTGGCCTGCTTATTTGGTCCATGGCACCCACGACACTCGCAAGATCGGACGGCGCTCCTCATCGGGGTGCTATGGGCTTTATAACGAGCATGTCGAACAGCTTTATGCGGTCGCCGAGATCGGTACACAGGTGACTGTTTTCTGA
- a CDS encoding L,D-transpeptidase family protein produces MPSLNRRHVSLGLLAALAACGRSGPSSSPLPSRAGDVPQFKRYFGPPVTQVVVQKGQRRMHLLNGQTVLKSYDFGLGNQPIGHKQFEGDGKTPEGLYFVDRFNPRSRYHLSVGISYPNERDKAYAAQFGRDAGGDIMFHGRGPEGRVLAPRNRDWTAGCIAITDNEIEDVYAMLQPRTPVMIYA; encoded by the coding sequence ATGCCTAGTCTGAACCGCCGCCACGTCTCGTTAGGTTTGCTCGCTGCTCTTGCCGCTTGTGGGAGGTCAGGGCCGTCCAGCTCACCACTGCCGTCGCGGGCAGGGGACGTCCCACAGTTCAAGCGCTATTTCGGCCCTCCCGTGACGCAGGTGGTGGTCCAGAAGGGGCAGCGCCGAATGCACCTCCTGAACGGGCAGACGGTGCTGAAGTCGTATGACTTCGGGTTGGGAAACCAGCCAATAGGTCATAAGCAGTTCGAAGGCGACGGAAAGACACCAGAGGGCCTCTATTTCGTGGACCGCTTCAACCCGCGCAGCCGCTACCACCTGTCGGTCGGCATTTCCTACCCCAACGAGCGGGACAAGGCTTATGCCGCGCAGTTTGGCCGCGATGCCGGCGGCGACATCATGTTTCATGGCCGAGGCCCTGAAGGGCGTGTCCTGGCTCCCAGAAACAGGGACTGGACGGCTGGCTGCATCGCGATCACCGACAATGAGATCGAAGACGTCTACGCCATGCTGCAACCTCGCACGCCGGTGATGATCTACGCCTAG